The DNA segment TTTCTGCAACTAGAAACAGAGGGATAGAGCTTGCATCTGGTGATTGGATAGCTTTTTTGGATAGTGATGATATGTGGGAGCCATTGAAATTAGAAAAGCAATTTGAAGTTGTAGAGAATAAATCAGCAGAATTTCTATTCACTGGATCATCATATATAAATGAAGAGGGAGAACCTTTTAAGGGAATATTTGAAGTTCCTGAAAAGGTAACATACAAGAGGCTTAGAAATCAGAATGTAATATCATGCTCTTCTGTTCTTGTAAAGAAGAAGTATTTTGAAAACATCAAGATGGAAAAAGATGAAATGCATGAAGATTATGCCGTGTGGTTGAGAATTTTGAAATTAGGAGTTACAGCTTACGGAGTAAATGAGCCTTTGCTTATATATAGAATTTCTAGAAACTCAAAATCGGGAAATAAGATGAAGACAG comes from the Isachenkonia alkalipeptolytica genome and includes:
- a CDS encoding glycosyltransferase family 2 protein; translated protein: MSKNEALVSVIMPAYNCEEYVIEAINSVLAQTYKNWELLVLDDGSKDNTLQIIEKFSQKDSRIKALPNGKNMGVSATRNRGIELASGDWIAFLDSDDMWEPLKLEKQFEVVENKSAEFLFTGSSYINEEGEPFKGIFEVPEKVTYKRLRNQNVISCSSVLVKKKYFENIKMEKDEMHEDYAVWLRILKLGVTAYGVNEPLLIYRISRNSKSGNKMKTVKMTYKVFRFVGINPIGSAYFMMRHVIASVGKYKKIFG